One part of the Streptomyces sp. NBC_00286 genome encodes these proteins:
- a CDS encoding helix-turn-helix domain-containing protein: protein MNDEVQQPEYEFGAGILHVFGRQLKLFRERAGMDRAKLGSLTGYSASTIASFEQGRRIPPPKFIDRVDEVLDASGVLSASKEEVARAQYPAFFRDAAKLEAEAIELHVYANQAVPGLLQTEEYAREVFTNWRPLLPEDVVEQRVTARLARQEIFSRTQAPTISFVIEESILRRPLGGWGVMRGQLEQILLHGQRRNVEIQVMPTERDEHAGLAGPFTLIETKEGRRIAYVEAQQDSRLYTARKPVREIEEQYGLLRAQALTPRESLAFVEKLLGER, encoded by the coding sequence GTGAACGACGAGGTTCAGCAGCCGGAGTACGAGTTCGGGGCGGGCATTCTCCATGTGTTCGGGCGGCAGTTGAAGCTGTTCCGGGAGCGAGCGGGGATGGACCGCGCGAAGCTCGGGTCGCTGACCGGGTACTCGGCCTCGACGATCGCGTCGTTCGAGCAGGGGAGGCGTATTCCACCGCCGAAGTTCATCGACCGGGTCGATGAAGTGCTGGACGCGAGTGGGGTGTTGAGCGCGAGCAAGGAGGAGGTGGCTCGGGCTCAGTATCCGGCGTTCTTTCGGGATGCGGCCAAGTTGGAGGCCGAGGCAATTGAGCTGCATGTGTACGCGAACCAGGCGGTGCCTGGACTGTTGCAGACAGAAGAGTACGCGCGGGAGGTGTTCACCAACTGGCGGCCTCTGCTGCCCGAAGACGTGGTCGAGCAGAGGGTGACAGCACGCCTGGCCCGGCAGGAGATTTTCTCCCGCACGCAGGCGCCCACCATCAGCTTCGTCATCGAGGAGTCGATTCTGCGTAGGCCCCTGGGCGGGTGGGGCGTCATGCGAGGGCAGTTGGAGCAGATCCTGCTCCATGGCCAGCGGCGTAACGTGGAGATCCAGGTGATGCCGACCGAGCGGGATGAGCACGCCGGACTGGCTGGTCCGTTCACCTTGATCGAAACGAAGGAAGGACGGAGGATCGCGTACGTGGAGGCTCAGCAGGACAGTCGCCTCTACACGGCGCGGAAGCCCGTCCGGGAGATCGAGGAGCAGTACGGACTCCTTCGGGCTCAAGCGCTCACTCCGCGCGAGTCGCTGGCCTTCGTCGAGAAGTTGCTGGGAGAGAGATGA
- a CDS encoding DUF397 domain-containing protein, protein MNVEQPVPEWAWFKSSYSSGAGGECVEVAARPGRVHVRDSKDTTRAALTVEPTAWTVFVEFAAL, encoded by the coding sequence ATGAACGTCGAACAGCCTGTACCCGAGTGGGCTTGGTTCAAGAGCAGTTACAGCAGTGGGGCTGGCGGCGAATGCGTCGAGGTCGCCGCCCGCCCCGGCAGGGTCCACGTCCGCGACTCGAAGGACACGACCCGTGCCGCCCTGACCGTGGAACCCACGGCGTGGACCGTGTTCGTCGAGTTCGCGGCACTCTGA
- a CDS encoding helix-turn-helix domain-containing protein codes for MSTDYQQARAALGARLRELRFTCPGGRLTGQQLAQRLGWPGSKVSKLENGRQTATPEDLRAWADATEQPGVYPELAARLAGFESHIRSWRRALANGFKPLHEGLSAEIDRTSDMWIWEESVIAGLMQTPEYARHVIQRYAELLGGADDIEEAVRSRVQRQEWLYRSGRKLHVLMWEAALRSLICPPAVLASQLDRLNGMIGMDTVELGVIPFTASVKIVPANGFWVLDDRLVVAEDWHAELWLDDADNIALYKKVWKTLSESAVHGADAHNLINSARRALHAR; via the coding sequence GTGAGCACTGATTACCAGCAGGCACGGGCGGCGTTGGGGGCGCGGCTGCGCGAACTCCGTTTCACGTGCCCCGGTGGTCGGCTCACCGGTCAGCAGCTCGCGCAGCGGCTCGGCTGGCCGGGCTCCAAGGTCAGCAAGCTGGAGAACGGCAGGCAGACAGCCACCCCCGAGGACCTGCGGGCGTGGGCCGACGCGACCGAGCAGCCGGGGGTGTACCCCGAACTCGCTGCCCGGCTGGCCGGGTTCGAGTCGCACATCAGGTCATGGCGTCGAGCGCTGGCGAACGGCTTCAAGCCCCTTCACGAAGGGCTGAGCGCCGAGATCGACCGCACCTCCGACATGTGGATCTGGGAAGAGTCGGTGATCGCCGGACTGATGCAGACCCCGGAGTACGCCCGACATGTCATCCAGCGGTATGCGGAGCTGCTGGGCGGAGCCGACGACATCGAGGAAGCCGTCCGCTCCCGGGTGCAGCGCCAGGAATGGCTGTACCGGTCCGGCCGCAAGCTGCACGTGTTGATGTGGGAGGCCGCGTTGCGGTCGCTGATCTGCCCGCCCGCCGTGCTTGCGAGCCAACTCGACCGCCTCAACGGCATGATCGGCATGGACACGGTCGAACTGGGTGTCATCCCCTTCACGGCGTCAGTCAAGATCGTGCCTGCCAACGGCTTCTGGGTGCTCGATGACCGGCTGGTCGTCGCCGAGGACTGGCACGCCGAACTGTGGCTGGACGACGCCGACAACATCGCCTTGTACAAGAAGGTCTGGAAGACACTCAGCGAGTCGGCGGTGCACGGGGCCGACGCTCACAACCTCATCAACTCGGCCCGCCGAGCCCTACATGCGCGCTGA
- a CDS encoding DUF6879 family protein produces the protein MVRRLRFTGTDSKVDGCPALHTDEGTGEIIVQGTPVTDPEDLAQLQHFGVDEAAVAVPRELLVNWGPKEMERVPELVDRATFRRLFETFEHTAWRLETRRGYASDRQDPDFQAFLATGSSPCDSDEPWFVNIKAQTGAGKTVGRVRVADNPPTTEQLFLLDYARHNATFGEDIRYLWREDAARAGLPAEDFWIFDSRLVALLHFDDEDNLLDIELITQPAEVVRYAMVRDAAMHHAIPRDQFAAQVATAE, from the coding sequence GGTTGCCCCGCCCTGCACACGGACGAAGGCACCGGCGAGATCATCGTTCAGGGCACGCCCGTCACCGACCCAGAAGACCTCGCACAGCTCCAGCACTTCGGAGTCGACGAGGCAGCGGTGGCCGTGCCGCGCGAACTGCTCGTGAACTGGGGACCGAAGGAGATGGAGCGGGTGCCGGAACTCGTGGACCGGGCAACCTTCCGCCGTCTGTTCGAGACTTTCGAGCACACCGCCTGGCGGTTAGAGACGCGGCGCGGTTATGCGTCGGACCGACAGGACCCCGACTTTCAGGCATTCCTGGCCACCGGCTCGTCACCCTGCGACTCTGACGAACCCTGGTTCGTCAACATCAAGGCCCAGACGGGCGCCGGTAAGACGGTCGGCCGTGTCCGCGTCGCCGACAACCCGCCCACCACGGAACAGCTGTTCCTGCTCGACTACGCCCGACACAACGCCACCTTCGGCGAGGACATCCGGTACCTGTGGCGCGAGGACGCCGCGCGGGCCGGACTGCCCGCCGAGGACTTCTGGATCTTCGATTCACGGCTGGTCGCCCTTCTGCACTTCGATGACGAGGACAACCTGCTCGACATCGAGCTGATCACCCAACCGGCTGAGGTCGTGCGGTACGCAATGGTGCGCGACGCGGCGATGCACCACGCGATCCCGCGCGACCAGTTCGCCGCGCAGGTGGCCACCGCCGAATAG